Proteins co-encoded in one Triplophysa dalaica isolate WHDGS20190420 chromosome 16, ASM1584641v1, whole genome shotgun sequence genomic window:
- the stx18 gene encoding syntaxin-18 isoform X1, protein MAADITLLFKASVKTVKTRNKALGLIDTAARDEPSCARRNTRQRNTFSCKAKEVISNISKLKDFLLQHRKDYVNAGSFMSPDLSHMTDNERDQIDQDAQTFMRTCADAIGQLRSEKDRQVVSAQVKDHRAAVLDLIEVYLKGVCKLYSEQRAVRVKRVVDKKRLSRLEPETPCKGKPQTDVEDNNDKLVSDSNVDLWEDSRVEDDLSPEEIQMFEQENQRLVGEMNSLLDEVRHIEGKVVEISRLQEIFTEKVLQQDTEIDNIHQLVVGATENVKEGNEDIREAIQNNAGFRVWILFFLVMCSFSLLFLDWYDG, encoded by the exons ATGGCTGCTGATATTACGTTATTATTCAAAGCGAGTGTAAAAACGGTGAAAACGCGCAATAAAGCGCTCGGACTCATCGACACCGCCGCGAGAGACGAACCGAGCTGCGCGAGGAGAAACACGCGACAGAGAAACACGTTCAGCTGTAAAGCCAAAGAAGTG ATTTCTAACATCTCAAAGCTGAAGGAttttctgctccagcacaggAAGGATTATGTCAACGCAGGCAG TTTCATGTCCCCAGATCTGTCCCACATGACAGACAACGAGAGAGATCAAATCGATCAGGATGCTCAAACCTTCATGAGAACCTGCGCAGACGCCATCGGCCAACTGCGATCTGAGA AAGACAGACAGGTGGTCTCAGCACAGGTGAAGGATCATCGTGCAGCTGTGTTGGATCTTATTGAGGTTTATCTTAaag gagTGTGTAAACTGTACTCTGAACAGAGAGCAGTACGCGTGAAGAGAGTCGTGGACAAAAAGAGACT GTCCAGATTAGAACCTGAGACACCCTGTAAAGGCAAACCACAGACTGATGTGGAGGACAACAACG atAAGTTGGTGTCAGACAGTAATGTTGACCTGTGGGAGGACAGCAGAGTGGAGGACGATCTCTCACCAGAGGAAATACAGATG ttTGAGCAGGAGAATCAGCGTTTGGTTGGTGAAATGAACAGTCTCTTAGATGAAGTCAG gCACATTGAGGGGAAGGTTGTGGAAATCTCTCGTCTGCAGGAGATCTTCACTGAAAAAGTCCTTCAGCAG GATACTGAGATCGACAACATTCATCAGCTTGTTGTTGGTGCCACAGAAAATGTGAAGGAGGGAAATGAAGATATAAGAGAG gctATACAGAACAACGCCGGCTTCCGTGTTTGGATTCTGTTCTTTCTGGTCATGTGTTCATTCTCACTGCTGTTTCTGGACTGGTATGATGGCTGA
- the stx18 gene encoding syntaxin-18 isoform X2, with amino-acid sequence MTISNISKLKDFLLQHRKDYVNAGSFMSPDLSHMTDNERDQIDQDAQTFMRTCADAIGQLRSEKDRQVVSAQVKDHRAAVLDLIEVYLKGVCKLYSEQRAVRVKRVVDKKRLSRLEPETPCKGKPQTDVEDNNDKLVSDSNVDLWEDSRVEDDLSPEEIQMFEQENQRLVGEMNSLLDEVRHIEGKVVEISRLQEIFTEKVLQQDTEIDNIHQLVVGATENVKEGNEDIREAIQNNAGFRVWILFFLVMCSFSLLFLDWYDG; translated from the exons ATTTCTAACATCTCAAAGCTGAAGGAttttctgctccagcacaggAAGGATTATGTCAACGCAGGCAG TTTCATGTCCCCAGATCTGTCCCACATGACAGACAACGAGAGAGATCAAATCGATCAGGATGCTCAAACCTTCATGAGAACCTGCGCAGACGCCATCGGCCAACTGCGATCTGAGA AAGACAGACAGGTGGTCTCAGCACAGGTGAAGGATCATCGTGCAGCTGTGTTGGATCTTATTGAGGTTTATCTTAaag gagTGTGTAAACTGTACTCTGAACAGAGAGCAGTACGCGTGAAGAGAGTCGTGGACAAAAAGAGACT GTCCAGATTAGAACCTGAGACACCCTGTAAAGGCAAACCACAGACTGATGTGGAGGACAACAACG atAAGTTGGTGTCAGACAGTAATGTTGACCTGTGGGAGGACAGCAGAGTGGAGGACGATCTCTCACCAGAGGAAATACAGATG ttTGAGCAGGAGAATCAGCGTTTGGTTGGTGAAATGAACAGTCTCTTAGATGAAGTCAG gCACATTGAGGGGAAGGTTGTGGAAATCTCTCGTCTGCAGGAGATCTTCACTGAAAAAGTCCTTCAGCAG GATACTGAGATCGACAACATTCATCAGCTTGTTGTTGGTGCCACAGAAAATGTGAAGGAGGGAAATGAAGATATAAGAGAG gctATACAGAACAACGCCGGCTTCCGTGTTTGGATTCTGTTCTTTCTGGTCATGTGTTCATTCTCACTGCTGTTTCTGGACTGGTATGATGGCTGA
- the stx18 gene encoding syntaxin-18 isoform X3, producing the protein MSPDLSHMTDNERDQIDQDAQTFMRTCADAIGQLRSEKDRQVVSAQVKDHRAAVLDLIEVYLKGVCKLYSEQRAVRVKRVVDKKRLSRLEPETPCKGKPQTDVEDNNDKLVSDSNVDLWEDSRVEDDLSPEEIQMFEQENQRLVGEMNSLLDEVRHIEGKVVEISRLQEIFTEKVLQQDTEIDNIHQLVVGATENVKEGNEDIREAIQNNAGFRVWILFFLVMCSFSLLFLDWYDG; encoded by the exons ATGTCCCCAGATCTGTCCCACATGACAGACAACGAGAGAGATCAAATCGATCAGGATGCTCAAACCTTCATGAGAACCTGCGCAGACGCCATCGGCCAACTGCGATCTGAGA AAGACAGACAGGTGGTCTCAGCACAGGTGAAGGATCATCGTGCAGCTGTGTTGGATCTTATTGAGGTTTATCTTAaag gagTGTGTAAACTGTACTCTGAACAGAGAGCAGTACGCGTGAAGAGAGTCGTGGACAAAAAGAGACT GTCCAGATTAGAACCTGAGACACCCTGTAAAGGCAAACCACAGACTGATGTGGAGGACAACAACG atAAGTTGGTGTCAGACAGTAATGTTGACCTGTGGGAGGACAGCAGAGTGGAGGACGATCTCTCACCAGAGGAAATACAGATG ttTGAGCAGGAGAATCAGCGTTTGGTTGGTGAAATGAACAGTCTCTTAGATGAAGTCAG gCACATTGAGGGGAAGGTTGTGGAAATCTCTCGTCTGCAGGAGATCTTCACTGAAAAAGTCCTTCAGCAG GATACTGAGATCGACAACATTCATCAGCTTGTTGTTGGTGCCACAGAAAATGTGAAGGAGGGAAATGAAGATATAAGAGAG gctATACAGAACAACGCCGGCTTCCGTGTTTGGATTCTGTTCTTTCTGGTCATGTGTTCATTCTCACTGCTGTTTCTGGACTGGTATGATGGCTGA
- the lyar gene encoding cell growth-regulating nucleolar protein, protein MVFFTCNACGESLKKAQVEKHVLKCSGCQVLSCIDCGKDFWGEDYRNHIKCISEDQKYGGKNFQAKANKGDVKQQQWIERIQEAMKRPDIDPKLHHVLDQVSSYENVPRKRAKFQNWMKNCLKIHSPPLIEQVWDIFSTTASSENNTQNKQTLSECSAENKTNPKVRSEETSKQNGHDTRDEKQMSKKRKRQTEENHQNTEEKIKKKHKKINQVEFDESFNTEGEESVEQEVESESNAKGKFNWKGTIKAVLKDAPDEGLAVKKIRKKVLAQYYSFTGSSNYRSEEEVLALFNKKINHNPKFKVLKDKVRLVK, encoded by the exons ATGGTGTTCTTCACATGTAATGCCTGTGGAGAGTCACTGAAGAAGGCTCAAGTGGAGAAACACGTGCTGAAGTGTAGTGGATGTCAGGTTTTGTCCTGCATCGACTGTGGAAAAGACTTCTG GGGCGAAGATTACAGAAACCACATCAAATGCATCAGCGAAGATCAGAAATATGGAGGAAAAAATTTCCAGGCAAAGGCGAATAAAGGCGACGTGAAGCAGCAGCAGTGGATTGAG aGAATCCAGGAGGCCATGAAACGACCCGACATTGATCCCAAACTGCATCATGTTCTGGATCAGGTCAGCTCGTATGAGAACGTGCCCAGGAAGAGAGCAAAGTTTCAG AACTGGATGAAGAACTGTCTGAAGATCCACAGCCCGCCTTTGATCGAGCAGGTCTGGGATATTTTTTCAACGACTGCCAGCAGC gaaaataacacacaaaataagCAGACACTTAGTGAGTGTTCTGCGGAAAACAAAACGAATCCTAAAGTGAGATCAGAAGAGACCTCGAAGCAGAACGGACACGATACCCGTGATGAGAAACAGATGAGTAAGAAGAGGAAACGACAGACAGAAGAAAACcatcagaacacagaagaaaaaatcaagaaaaaacacaagaaaataaatcaagtgGAATTTGATG agagtTTTAACACAGAAGGGGAGGAGTCAGTGGAGCAAGAGGTGGAGTCTGAATCAAATGCTAAAG GGAAGTTTAATTGGAAAGGAACGATAAAGGCTGTTCTGAAAGATGCTCCAGATGAAGGGCTCGCTGTCAAAAAAATTAGAAAGAAG gttTTAGCTCAATACTATTCATTCACCGGAAGCTCCAACTACAGATCGGAGGAGGAAGTTCTCGCTCTGTTCAACAAGAAAATCAACCACAACCCAAAGTTTAAAGTCCTCAAAGATAAAGTTAGACTTGTGAAGTGA
- the tmem128 gene encoding transmembrane protein 128 translates to MADFSEFVNLRRRFISIQEQQQQEDEQSVCSEESVDVKSSAGINRHSVFWIVASLSVSYYVDFFRVVLNSSDIHGWWFAVGLLLLGLCLSLAAFCIVYLEWFKGIKNYEQEYPAVPAVTTAAFIAASCSLNVALWPVWSFFTPVILFTQFMGVVMLISLLG, encoded by the exons ATGGCGGATTTCAGTGAGTTTGTGAATCTGCGGCGGCGATTTATCAGCATacaagaacaacaacaacaagagGACGAGCAga gcgtGTGCTCTGAGGAGTCTGTGGATGTGAAGTCTTCGGCTGGTATCAATCGTCACTCAGTCTTCTGGATCGTGGCGTCTCTCAGTGTTTCCTACTATGTGGATTTCTTCAGAGTTGTGCTGAACAGCAGTGACATTCACGG ttGGTGGTTTGCTGTTGGACTGCTGTTGCTGGGACTGTGTCTGAGTCTGGCAGCGTTCTGTATCGTGTATCTCGAGTGGTTTAAAGGCATCAAGAACTATGAGCAGGAATATCCAGCTGTACCAGCGGTCACGACTGCGGCCTTCATCGCTGCGTCCTGCAG tttaAATGTGGCCCTGTGGCCGGTCTGGTCTTTCTTCACTCCCGTCATTCTCTTCACTCAGTTCATGGGAGTTGTGATGCTGATATCACTGCTGGGCTGA
- the zbtb49 gene encoding zinc finger and BTB domain-containing protein 49 has protein sequence MDGLSSHSVYVLQQLQEQRIQGLLCDCMLVVKGVCFKAHKNVLAAFSAYFRSLFQNSPAQKNDVFHLSIQDVGGIGQILDYMYTSHLELNQDNVHTLMEIAHSLQVSNLLNTCHAFLKPCVTVPDASFSLPADVSYDQDCVLRNSLSSEADLNKHLLIPADDPYKRAQPTPALGNTTLEPDAASQPNRQPPHGYKLRNFYTKQYFKQSADQNAGSFGGADEQLNTSTANQSLPQNQTQSSSHVTDSAHPPEAHPIARILRPKKTVYLKKFNYLRSHVSVDEVENCADADTRCDQQESPTMQPTEVTSDPADPIEIVTSDPAEVSELKTTPAGETRDPDVRSDSERSEVSSNKYCCELCGKTFKHPSNLELHTRSHTGEKPFQCNVCGKRFSQAGNLQTHLRRHTGEKPYICELCGKSFAAAGDVQRHILIHSGARPHLCDFCGRGFSNFSNLKEHKKTHSTENEFTCDQCGKSFNMQRKLFKHKVRHAGDKPYSCQTCGKCFAGSGDLQRHVRSHTGERPYVCDTCGKGFTRSAVLRRHRSAHCTPAGAEQALCEDAPDAQCGTAGGLCSSGAMWGRAMKTLQSDTEMDQ, from the exons ATGGACGGTTTGAGCAGTCACAGTGTGTATGTGCTGCAGCAGCTGCAGGAACAGCGCATTCAGGGTTTACTGTGCGACTGCATGCTGGTGGTGAAGGGCGTCTGCTTTAAAGCGCACAAGAACGTGCTGGCTGCCTTTAGCGCATACTTCAG ATCTCTGTTCCAGAACTCTCCAGCACAGAAGAACGATGTTTTTCATCTGAGCATTCAGGATGTGGGTGGCATCGGTCAGATTCTGGATTACATGTACACTTCACACCTGGAGCTCAACCAAGACAATGTTCACACACTGATGGAGATCGCACACAGCCTGCAG gtgtCTAACCTCCTTAACACATGTCACGCGTTTCTGAAGCCTTGTGTGACAGTGCCGGACGCGTCCTTCTCTCTGCCTGCGGACGTCTCTTATGACCAGGACTGTGTGTTGAGAAACTCTCTGTCCTCAGAAGCGGATCTCAACAAACATCTTCTCATCCCTGCCGACGACCCGTACAAACGTGCACAGCCCACGCCGGCCCTGGGCAACACCACGCTAGAGCCAGACGCTGCGTCACAGCCAAACCGACAGCCGCCGCACGGCTACAAGCTCAGAAACTTCTACACTAAACAGTATTTCAAACAGAGCGCCGACCAGAACGCCGGGTCGTTTGGAGGAGCAGACGAGCAGCTGAACACGAGCACTGCTAACCAATCACTGCCTCAGAACCAAACACAAAGCTCCAGTCATGTGACGGACTCCGCCCACCCACCTGAGGCCCATCCCATCGCCCGTATTCTTCGCCCTAAAAAGACAGTGTACCTGAAGAAGTTTAACTACCTGCGCTCTCACGTCAGCGTGGATGAGGTGGAGAACTGTGCGGATGCTGATACTCGATGTGACCAGCAGGAGTCGCCGACGATGCAGCCCACAGAGGTGACCTCTGACCCTGCTGACCCCATTGAGATTGTGACCTCTGACCCAGCAGAGGTGTCCGAGTTAAAGACGACACCTGCAGGAGAGACACGTGACCCTGACGTGAGGTCTGACTCtgagaggtcagaggtcagcagTAACAAATACTGCTGTGAGTTGTGTGGAAAGACCTTTAAACATCCCAGTAACCTCGAGCtgcacacacgctcacacacag gagAGAAGCCGTTTCAGTGTAACGTGTGCGGTAAAAGATTTTCACAG gcaGGAAACCTTCAGACACATTTACGACGTCACACAGGAGAGAAACCCTACATCTGTGAGCTCTGTGGAAAGAG TTTTGCGGCGGCAGGTGATGTTCAGCGTCACATTCTGATTCATTCGGGAGCTCGACCGCACCTGTGTGACTTCTGTGGACGAG gctTCAGTAACTTCAGTAATCTAAAGGAACACAAGAAAACTCACAGCACAGAGAACGAATTCACCTGCGATCAGTGCGGAAAATCTTTCAACATGCAGCGGAAACTCTTTAAGCACAAAGTGAGACACGCTGGAGACAAACCGTACAGCTGCCAGACCTGCG ggaaGTGTTTTGCCGGGTCAGGTGATCTACAGCGTCACGTGCGCTCACACACAGGTGAACGGCCGTATGTATGCGACACTTGCGGGAAAGGCTTCACACGCAGCGCAGTTCTGCGCAGACACCGCAGCGCCCACTGCACGCCCGCAGGCGCTGAGCAGGCGCTCTGTGAAGACGCACCTGACGCACAGTGCGGGACCGCCGGAGGACTCTGCAGCAGCGGTGCGATGTGGGGGCGGGCCATGAAAACTCTGCAGAGTGACACTGAAATGGACCAATGA